A single Nocardioides bizhenqiangii DNA region contains:
- the ftsH gene encoding ATP-dependent zinc metalloprotease FtsH: protein MKRVFRGPWVWIVVAVLAVLLALEFLAPGGGYDEVSTSQMSKYIADGDVKEINFIDGDQTIEATLDSGTRDDGDKVMTHYIQGQQETILAAVDEQVAEGTIEKSNSENPQPSLLGSILATLLPFALIILLFIFLMNNVQGGGRGVMQFGKSKAKMISKDMPKTTFADVAGCDEAIEELGEIKEFLQEPAKFQAVGAKIPKGVLLYGPPGTGKTLLARAVAGEAGVPFYSISGSDFVEMFVGVGASRVRDLFEQAKENAPAIVFIDEIDAVGRHRGAGMGGGHDEREQTLNQLLVEMDGFDVRGGVILIAATNRPDVLDPALLRPGRFDRQIGVDAPDLAGRKQILEVHSRGKPLGPDVDLMAVARRTPGFSGADLANVLNEAALLTARNNEKQIFPSALDEAIDRVIAGPQRNSRLMSEKEKLITAYHEGGHALVAAALPGTDPVHKITILPRGRALGYTMVLPDEDKYSQTRSEMQDKLAYMLGGRAAEELIFHDPTTGAGNDIEKATSLARAMVTQYGMTERLGAIQLGEANGEPFLGRDIGHTRNYSEDVAAIIDEETKNFLTVAHQEAFDILEENRDVLDALVLALLDKETLDKSEVAEVFTPLRRRPERPAWTGSPTRVPSTVPPVEIPEEIRRRAANGTNGTAPEDDREAGAVLTPPGPGGDVYGGSPVAPPSDPKPPSPPMGA, encoded by the coding sequence GTGAAGCGCGTGTTCAGGGGTCCCTGGGTGTGGATCGTGGTTGCGGTCCTCGCCGTCCTGCTTGCCCTGGAGTTCCTCGCGCCCGGCGGGGGGTACGACGAGGTCTCGACCTCGCAGATGAGCAAGTACATCGCCGACGGTGACGTCAAGGAGATCAACTTCATCGACGGCGACCAGACCATCGAGGCGACGCTCGACAGCGGCACCCGCGATGACGGCGACAAGGTGATGACCCACTACATCCAGGGTCAGCAGGAGACGATCCTCGCCGCGGTCGACGAGCAGGTCGCCGAGGGCACCATCGAGAAGTCGAACTCCGAGAACCCCCAGCCCAGCCTGCTCGGCTCGATCCTCGCCACGCTGCTGCCGTTCGCGCTGATCATCCTGCTGTTCATCTTCCTGATGAACAACGTCCAGGGCGGCGGCCGGGGCGTGATGCAGTTCGGCAAGTCCAAGGCCAAGATGATCAGCAAGGACATGCCGAAGACCACCTTCGCCGACGTCGCCGGCTGCGACGAGGCGATCGAGGAGCTCGGCGAGATCAAGGAGTTCCTCCAGGAGCCGGCGAAGTTCCAGGCGGTCGGCGCCAAGATCCCCAAGGGCGTGCTGCTCTACGGCCCGCCCGGCACCGGCAAGACCCTGCTGGCCCGCGCCGTCGCCGGCGAGGCCGGGGTGCCGTTCTACTCGATCTCCGGCTCCGACTTCGTCGAGATGTTCGTCGGCGTCGGCGCCTCCCGGGTGCGCGACCTGTTCGAGCAGGCGAAGGAGAACGCCCCGGCGATCGTCTTCATCGACGAGATCGACGCCGTCGGCCGGCACCGCGGCGCCGGCATGGGCGGCGGTCACGACGAGCGCGAGCAGACGCTCAACCAGCTGCTGGTCGAGATGGACGGCTTCGACGTCCGCGGCGGCGTGATCCTCATCGCCGCGACCAACCGGCCCGACGTCCTCGACCCCGCGTTGCTGCGCCCGGGCCGCTTCGACCGACAGATCGGTGTCGACGCACCCGACCTCGCCGGCCGCAAGCAGATCCTCGAGGTGCACTCCCGGGGCAAGCCCCTCGGACCCGACGTGGACCTGATGGCCGTGGCGCGCCGTACTCCCGGCTTCAGCGGCGCCGACCTCGCCAACGTGCTCAACGAGGCCGCGCTGCTCACCGCGCGCAACAACGAGAAGCAGATCTTCCCGTCGGCGCTCGACGAGGCGATCGACCGGGTCATCGCCGGGCCCCAGCGCAACTCCCGCCTGATGTCGGAGAAGGAGAAGCTGATCACCGCCTACCACGAGGGCGGCCACGCCCTCGTCGCGGCGGCGCTGCCGGGCACCGACCCGGTCCACAAGATCACGATCCTCCCGCGCGGCCGGGCGCTCGGTTACACGATGGTGCTGCCCGACGAGGACAAGTACTCCCAGACCCGCAGCGAGATGCAGGACAAGCTCGCCTACATGCTGGGCGGTCGAGCCGCGGAGGAGCTGATCTTCCACGACCCGACCACCGGCGCCGGCAACGACATCGAGAAGGCCACCAGCCTGGCCCGGGCGATGGTCACCCAGTACGGCATGACCGAGCGGCTCGGCGCCATCCAGCTCGGTGAGGCCAACGGCGAACCGTTCCTCGGCCGCGACATCGGTCACACCCGCAACTACTCCGAGGACGTCGCCGCGATCATCGACGAGGAGACCAAGAACTTCCTCACCGTCGCCCACCAGGAGGCGTTCGACATCCTCGAGGAGAACCGCGACGTGCTCGACGCCCTAGTCCTGGCGCTCCTCGACAAGGAGACCCTCGACAAGAGCGAGGTAGCAGAGGTCTTCACGCCGCTCCGGCGGCGCCCGGAGCGGCCGGCCTGGACCGGGTCGCCGACCCGCGTCCCGTCGACGGTCCCGCCGGTCGAGATCCCCGAGGAGATCCGTAGGCGGGCCGCCAACGGCACCAACGGCACGGCTCCCGAGGACGACCGCGAGGCGGGCGCCGTACTCACCCCGCCGGGGCCGGGTGGCGACGTCTACGGCGGCTCGCCGGTCGCGCCGCCCTCCGACCCGAAGCCGCCCAGCCCCCCGATGGGGGCCTAG
- the folE gene encoding GTP cyclohydrolase I FolE, which translates to MVPAYDRERAEAAVRELLIAIGEDPEREGLLDTPARVARAYAELTAGLRQRPEDVLTTTFDLGHDEMVLVRDIELWSMCEHHLVPFTGVAHVGYIPAETGKITGLSKLARLVDVYAKRPQVQERLTTQIADSLMRILEARGVIVVIEAEHLCMTMRGVKKAGARTITSAIRGSMHNAATRNEAMSLIMHGTR; encoded by the coding sequence CTGGTCCCCGCGTACGACCGGGAGCGCGCCGAGGCAGCGGTCCGTGAGCTCCTCATCGCGATCGGAGAGGACCCCGAGCGCGAGGGGCTGCTCGACACCCCGGCCCGCGTGGCCAGGGCGTACGCCGAGCTCACCGCCGGGCTGAGGCAGCGGCCGGAGGACGTGCTCACGACGACCTTCGACCTGGGGCACGACGAGATGGTCCTGGTCCGTGACATCGAGCTGTGGTCGATGTGCGAGCACCACCTGGTGCCGTTCACCGGCGTCGCCCATGTCGGCTACATCCCGGCCGAGACCGGCAAGATCACCGGCCTGTCCAAGCTGGCGCGCCTGGTCGACGTCTACGCCAAGCGGCCGCAGGTGCAGGAGCGGCTGACCACCCAGATCGCCGACTCCCTGATGCGGATCCTCGAGGCCCGTGGCGTGATCGTGGTGATCGAGGCCGAGCACCTGTGCATGACGATGCGCGGGGTCAAGAAGGCCGGCGCGCGCACCATCACCTCGGCGATCCGCGGCAGCATGCACAACGCCGCGACCCGCAACGAGGCGATGAGCCTGATCATGCACGGCACCCGCTGA
- the folP gene encoding dihydropteroate synthase, producing the protein MTPLVMGVVNVTPDSFSDGGLFLDAEHAIAHGRQLLADGADILDVGGESTRPGATRPLVEEELGRVVPVIEALVAAGATVSVDTMRAEVAAAALAAGARIVNDVSGGLADPAILGVVADADPEVSYVAMHWRAHSDRMHDFTSYDGPVAAVVADELRARVDALRAAGVDDARIVLDPGLGFAKTPQQNWELLGRIGLVQELGFPVLVGASRKRFLGELLAAPDGTPRPVGERELAHAAILATLVLHGVWGVRVHDVRAARDVLTAMERLGRETT; encoded by the coding sequence ATGACTCCGCTCGTGATGGGAGTCGTCAACGTCACCCCGGACTCCTTCTCCGACGGCGGGCTGTTCCTCGATGCCGAGCACGCGATCGCGCACGGGCGGCAGCTGCTGGCGGACGGTGCCGACATCCTCGACGTCGGCGGGGAGTCGACCCGGCCGGGCGCGACCCGACCGCTGGTCGAGGAGGAGCTCGGCCGCGTCGTACCTGTCATCGAGGCGCTGGTCGCCGCCGGCGCGACCGTCTCCGTCGACACCATGCGCGCCGAGGTCGCAGCGGCGGCGCTCGCGGCCGGCGCCCGGATCGTCAACGACGTGTCCGGCGGTCTCGCCGACCCGGCGATCCTCGGGGTGGTCGCCGACGCGGACCCCGAGGTCAGCTACGTCGCCATGCACTGGCGCGCGCACAGCGACCGGATGCACGACTTCACGTCGTACGACGGGCCCGTGGCCGCGGTCGTGGCCGACGAGCTGCGAGCGCGCGTCGACGCCCTCCGCGCGGCCGGCGTCGACGACGCGCGGATCGTGCTCGACCCGGGTCTCGGCTTCGCGAAGACCCCCCAGCAGAACTGGGAGCTGCTCGGACGGATCGGCCTCGTCCAGGAGCTCGGCTTCCCGGTCCTGGTGGGCGCGAGCCGCAAACGTTTCCTGGGCGAGCTGCTGGCGGCGCCCGACGGCACTCCTCGTCCGGTCGGTGAGCGGGAGCTCGCCCACGCGGCGATCCTTGCGACGCTGGTGCTCCACGGCGTCTGGGGCGTGCGGGTGCACGACGTCCGCGCCGCGCGCGACGTGCTCACCGCCATGGAGCGCCTCGGGAGGGAGACGACATGA
- the folB gene encoding dihydroneopterin aldolase: protein MTGGADLDELSVIGIECWGHHGVFEHERRDGQRFVIDLTLGVDVAPAGASDDLRDTIDYGSVVGEVTTVVEGEPVDLIETLATRIADVCLLDARVEWARVTVHKPDAPIEARFADVQLTITRHRPPTSHGKGEADDE, encoded by the coding sequence ATGACAGGAGGAGCCGACCTCGACGAGCTGAGCGTGATCGGTATCGAGTGCTGGGGCCACCACGGCGTGTTCGAGCACGAACGCCGCGACGGACAGCGCTTCGTGATCGACCTCACCCTGGGTGTCGACGTCGCTCCGGCGGGGGCCTCGGACGACTTGCGCGACACGATCGACTACGGAAGTGTCGTCGGCGAGGTGACGACGGTGGTCGAAGGAGAACCGGTCGACCTGATCGAGACTCTCGCTACGCGGATCGCCGATGTCTGCCTCTTGGACGCTCGTGTTGAATGGGCGCGGGTGACCGTGCACAAGCCGGACGCCCCCATCGAGGCGAGGTTCGCCGACGTACAGCTGACGATCACCCGACACCGACCCCCGACATCCCACGGAAAGGGAGAGGCCGACGATGAGTGA
- the folK gene encoding 2-amino-4-hydroxy-6-hydroxymethyldihydropteridine diphosphokinase codes for MSETPNPNIIDADTLTGEMRPIRRVVVGLGSNLGERLSNLQGAVDALADTPDVWITGLSPVYESEPVDCPPDSPKFLNAVVLIDTTLAANRLLDRALAIEDAYDRDRSDGLNAPRTLDVDLIVVGDRRSDTETLRLPHPHAHERAFVLQPWLDLEPDAQIPGVGAVKELLDKIGTDGLTRRDDLVLESDE; via the coding sequence ATGAGTGAGACGCCCAACCCGAACATCATCGACGCCGACACCCTCACTGGTGAGATGCGGCCGATCCGTCGGGTCGTCGTCGGGCTGGGGTCCAACCTCGGCGAGCGCCTGTCCAACCTGCAGGGTGCGGTCGACGCCCTCGCCGACACCCCCGACGTCTGGATCACCGGGCTGTCGCCGGTCTACGAGAGCGAGCCGGTCGACTGCCCGCCGGACTCCCCGAAGTTCCTCAACGCGGTCGTCCTCATCGACACGACCCTGGCCGCCAACCGGCTGCTCGACCGGGCGCTGGCGATCGAGGACGCCTACGACCGCGACCGCAGCGACGGCCTCAACGCGCCGCGCACCCTCGACGTGGACCTGATCGTCGTCGGCGACCGGCGCAGCGACACCGAGACCCTCCGGCTTCCCCACCCGCACGCCCACGAGCGGGCGTTCGTGCTGCAGCCGTGGCTGGACCTGGAGCCGGACGCGCAGATCCCCGGTGTCGGCGCGGTCAAGGAGCTGCTCGACAAGATCGGCACGGACGGCCTGACCCGGCGCGACGACCTGGTGCTCGAGTCTGACGAGTGA
- a CDS encoding DUF3180 domain-containing protein: MRDEQVPPPADDPVEPDGPQGNLRPTPPGVVVGWAVAGLVGGWALHAVSDRLGNVPPHVTWAQPLALLLLAAILGYVAWATWRTVHVRQERLLPHQAVNRLVLARACVLVAALVGGGYLGYALSWIGAAEDNGRMWPSLAGGGAGALGVVAALLLERACRIRNTDNSK; this comes from the coding sequence GTGAGGGACGAGCAGGTCCCCCCGCCGGCCGACGACCCTGTCGAGCCGGACGGTCCGCAGGGCAACCTCCGGCCGACCCCGCCCGGTGTCGTGGTCGGCTGGGCAGTGGCCGGGCTGGTCGGCGGCTGGGCCCTGCACGCGGTGAGCGACCGGCTGGGCAACGTCCCGCCGCACGTGACGTGGGCGCAGCCGCTCGCGCTGCTGCTGCTGGCCGCGATCCTGGGCTACGTGGCGTGGGCTACCTGGCGGACGGTGCACGTACGACAGGAGCGGCTGCTGCCGCACCAGGCGGTCAACCGGCTGGTGCTGGCGCGCGCCTGCGTGCTCGTGGCGGCCCTCGTCGGCGGCGGCTACCTCGGCTACGCCCTGAGCTGGATCGGCGCCGCCGAGGACAACGGCCGGATGTGGCCGTCCCTGGCCGGCGGTGGCGCGGGGGCGCTCGGCGTGGTCGCTGCTCTGCTGCTCGAGCGCGCGTGTCGCATCAGAAACACTGATAACTCCAAGTAA
- a CDS encoding ABC transporter ATP-binding protein, with product MNATASAGDGTMIRLSGLSKTYPDGTVAVQELDLDVGRGELVCLVGPSGCGKSTTLKMINRLVEPSTGLIEIEGRDVTHEDPVKLRRGIGYVIQQVGLFPHQRVITNVMTVPLLYGESKATARERARELLTLVGLEPDLYGDRYPHQLSGGQRQRVGVARALAADPPVLLMDEPFGAVDPVVRARLQEEFRRLQRELEKTVVFVTHDIDEAVLLGDRVAVFAEGGRLLQYDTPARLLAHPVNDEVATFVGAEHGLRRLSVTRIDQDHVEPVDGVKAADLATTVAVGATLEEALALMLRDDRAMVGVTDGPRFVGVLTPAGVHRALRESLKG from the coding sequence ATGAACGCTACCGCCTCCGCGGGCGACGGCACGATGATCCGCCTCTCGGGACTGAGCAAGACCTATCCCGACGGCACGGTCGCGGTGCAGGAGCTCGACCTCGACGTCGGGCGCGGCGAGCTGGTCTGCCTGGTCGGCCCGTCCGGCTGCGGCAAGTCGACCACGCTGAAGATGATCAACCGACTGGTCGAGCCCAGCACCGGCCTGATCGAGATCGAGGGCCGCGACGTCACCCACGAAGACCCGGTCAAGCTGCGCCGCGGGATCGGCTACGTCATCCAGCAGGTCGGGCTCTTCCCGCACCAGCGGGTCATCACCAACGTGATGACGGTGCCGCTGCTCTACGGCGAGTCGAAGGCGACGGCCCGCGAGCGGGCGCGCGAGCTGCTGACCCTCGTCGGCCTCGAGCCCGACCTGTACGGCGACCGCTATCCCCACCAGCTCTCCGGTGGCCAGCGGCAACGGGTCGGCGTGGCGCGGGCGCTCGCGGCGGATCCGCCGGTGCTGCTCATGGACGAGCCGTTCGGCGCGGTGGACCCGGTGGTGCGGGCCCGGCTCCAGGAGGAGTTCCGCCGGTTGCAGCGGGAGCTCGAGAAGACCGTCGTGTTCGTGACCCACGACATCGACGAGGCGGTGCTGCTGGGGGACCGGGTCGCGGTCTTCGCCGAGGGCGGGCGGCTGTTGCAGTACGACACCCCCGCGCGTCTGCTGGCCCATCCGGTCAACGACGAGGTGGCGACGTTCGTCGGCGCCGAGCACGGCCTCCGCCGACTGTCGGTGACCCGGATCGACCAGGATCACGTCGAGCCGGTCGACGGCGTCAAGGCCGCCGACCTCGCCACCACGGTCGCCGTCGGCGCCACCCTCGAGGAGGCGCTCGCGCTCATGCTCCGCGACGACCGCGCGATGGTCGGCGTGACCGACGGTCCGCGCTTCGTCGGCGTCCTCACCCCCGCCGGCGTCCACCGGGCGCTGCGGGAGTCGCTGAAGGGCTGA
- a CDS encoding ABC transporter permease — translation MAVTLLVAGAPAVVSATEEKCYSVDVNAWICGDYWVDRQDEIIEATTTHIQITVAAVLLGLVIAFPLALIARGVPRLESSVLGLSTAIYTVPSLALLPLLVPLTGLTKTTVVIGLGLYCLTILVRAILDGLRSVPDDIREAAVGIGYSSTRLLLRVELPLALPVMMAGLRVATVSTVALTTIGTVVSEGGLGYLIADGQSTEFNAELFAGAVLCVALALTLDLLLVLAQRLATPWRRGLTS, via the coding sequence ATGGCCGTGACACTACTGGTGGCGGGGGCTCCGGCGGTCGTGTCAGCCACGGAGGAGAAGTGCTACTCCGTCGACGTGAACGCCTGGATCTGCGGCGACTACTGGGTTGATCGTCAGGACGAGATCATCGAGGCCACCACCACCCACATCCAGATCACCGTGGCCGCGGTGCTCCTCGGCCTGGTGATCGCGTTCCCCCTGGCCCTGATCGCCCGCGGAGTGCCACGGCTGGAGTCGAGCGTGCTGGGCCTGAGCACGGCGATCTACACGGTGCCGTCGCTCGCACTGCTGCCCCTGCTGGTGCCGCTGACAGGACTGACCAAGACCACGGTGGTGATCGGCCTCGGCCTCTACTGCCTGACGATCCTGGTGCGTGCGATCCTCGACGGCCTGCGTTCCGTGCCCGACGACATCCGGGAGGCGGCGGTGGGGATCGGCTACAGCTCGACGCGGCTGCTGCTGCGCGTCGAGCTGCCGCTGGCGCTGCCGGTGATGATGGCCGGGCTGCGGGTGGCCACCGTGTCGACGGTCGCGCTGACCACGATCGGCACCGTGGTGTCGGAGGGCGGCCTCGGCTACCTGATCGCCGACGGCCAGAGCACCGAGTTCAACGCCGAGCTGTTCGCCGGGGCGGTGCTGTGCGTCGCGCTCGCGTTGACGCTGGACCTGCTCCTGGTGCTCGCGCAACGGCTCGCCACCCCCTGGCGACGGGGGCTCACCTCGTGA
- a CDS encoding ABC transporter permease: MIGAIEFLLDGESWTRNNGLLEQLVQQLLLTVTALVLAVLVGLPIALVLGHLGRGGLLAINISNIGRAVPTFALLAVLVRLEWPGNDPFGPYGRAGLATLLALLFFALPPIITQAYVGVREVDAGVREAARGMGMSGPQLFWRVELPLAMPLVMSGVRLALVQVWATATIAALVGGPGLGNVIQLGFANLDRRSEGIGGAILVALIALVLELLAALAQRATSPVPSAARTPNSDQMSMLPPTVKPADDPVG; encoded by the coding sequence GTGATCGGGGCGATCGAGTTCCTCCTCGACGGGGAGAGCTGGACCCGCAACAACGGCCTGCTCGAGCAGCTCGTCCAGCAGCTGCTGCTGACGGTCACCGCGCTGGTCCTTGCCGTCCTGGTGGGGCTGCCGATCGCGCTCGTGCTCGGCCACCTCGGGCGGGGTGGGCTGCTCGCCATCAACATCTCCAACATCGGCCGGGCGGTGCCCACGTTCGCGCTGCTCGCGGTGCTGGTGCGCCTGGAGTGGCCGGGCAACGACCCGTTCGGACCGTACGGACGGGCAGGGCTGGCGACCCTCCTGGCCCTGCTGTTCTTCGCGCTGCCGCCGATCATCACCCAGGCGTACGTCGGAGTCCGTGAGGTGGATGCGGGGGTTCGCGAGGCCGCCCGCGGGATGGGCATGTCCGGCCCCCAGCTGTTCTGGCGTGTGGAGCTGCCGCTCGCGATGCCGTTGGTGATGTCGGGGGTCCGGCTCGCGCTGGTCCAGGTGTGGGCGACCGCCACGATCGCGGCGCTGGTCGGCGGACCGGGCCTCGGCAACGTGATCCAGCTCGGGTTCGCCAACCTCGACCGTCGTAGCGAGGGCATCGGCGGCGCCATCCTGGTCGCCCTGATCGCGCTGGTGCTCGAGCTGCTCGCGGCGCTTGCCCAGCGGGCGACCAGCCCGGTCCCCAGCGCCGCCCGTACGCCGAACAGCGACCAGATGTCGATGCTGCCCCCTACAGTGAAGCCGGCTGACGACCCCGTCGGCTGA
- a CDS encoding ABC transporter substrate-binding protein has product MRIRRTITAALSASLVLAGLTACGDDDDGAGTAVTIASQNFPEAALVTELYTVLLEDNGYSVDAKLVDTRDAYMGDFPGDVDIVPEYLSAVGDFLNIAANGEDAEPVTSNDTDATLEAVTPIADEEGITLLEPSEANSQNAFFVTPEFSDAEGVTALSDLEGQSITLAAAPDCEGRPDCAGGLSEVYGIEIEEILATGFASPETYTAVTDGEAELGLTGTIEPTVEEDGFIRLEDDRGIQPAQNLIPAVSSDFLADNEDVEGLLNDLMAALDNDTLNELLGRVTLDREKAEDVAEDFLEQEGLI; this is encoded by the coding sequence ATGCGCATTCGCCGCACCATCACTGCCGCCCTGTCCGCCTCCCTCGTCCTCGCCGGTCTCACCGCCTGCGGCGACGACGACGACGGGGCGGGGACGGCCGTCACCATCGCCAGCCAGAACTTCCCGGAGGCGGCCCTGGTGACCGAGCTCTACACGGTCCTGCTCGAGGACAACGGCTACTCCGTCGACGCCAAGCTGGTCGACACCCGCGACGCCTACATGGGTGACTTCCCCGGCGACGTCGACATCGTCCCCGAGTACCTCTCCGCGGTGGGCGACTTCCTGAACATCGCCGCCAACGGCGAGGACGCCGAGCCGGTCACGTCCAACGACACCGACGCGACCCTCGAAGCGGTGACGCCGATCGCGGACGAGGAGGGCATCACCCTGCTCGAGCCGTCGGAGGCGAACTCCCAGAACGCCTTCTTCGTCACTCCCGAGTTCTCGGACGCCGAGGGGGTCACCGCGCTCTCCGACCTCGAGGGCCAGTCGATCACCCTCGCGGCGGCGCCCGACTGTGAGGGACGGCCCGACTGCGCGGGCGGTCTCAGCGAGGTCTACGGCATCGAGATCGAGGAGATCCTCGCCACGGGGTTCGCGTCGCCGGAGACCTACACCGCTGTCACCGACGGCGAGGCCGAGCTCGGTCTCACCGGCACCATCGAGCCCACCGTCGAGGAGGACGGCTTCATCCGGCTCGAGGACGACCGCGGCATCCAGCCGGCGCAGAACCTGATCCCGGCGGTGTCCAGTGACTTCCTCGCGGACAACGAGGACGTCGAGGGCCTCCTCAACGACCTGATGGCTGCGCTCGACAACGACACCCTCAACGAGCTGCTCGGCCGAGTCACCCTCGACCGCGAGAAGGCCGAGGACGTGGCCGAGGACTTCCTCGAGCAGGAAGGCCTGATCTGA
- a CDS encoding glycosyltransferase family 2 protein — protein sequence MSTVRGVFRRRRSTPQVSVVVPAYDVAEYLPACLDSLLGQTLRELEVVVVDDGATDDSGAIADGYADRDPRVRVVHIDNRGLGAARNEGIRHARGEYLGFCDADDLMTPRALELLVALARETDAPLVTGNVVRLEGDRRPGLPWMNRLHAERGPLTIDDLPELLGDVFAWNKLFRRDFWDEAGLSWPERIRYEDQPTTTHAYLRAGRIGVTPDVVYHWRVRHDGSSITQQRATVADLTDRWTTKRMALTSVEEYGVAGVTEVFRDRVLPGDMGQYFVNIPDCSEEWWDLLVTGVREFWGPERSLTGSTLPPAQRLIGWLVEEDRRADASLVSSYARSLGAPLPRVALGDGSVRVDVPGLDPATVAPEAMRLRDHET from the coding sequence ATGAGTACGGTTCGAGGTGTGTTTCGGCGCCGGAGGTCGACCCCGCAGGTCAGCGTGGTGGTCCCGGCGTACGACGTGGCGGAGTACCTCCCGGCCTGCCTCGACAGCCTGCTCGGGCAGACGCTGCGCGAGCTCGAGGTCGTGGTGGTCGACGACGGCGCCACCGACGATTCGGGAGCGATCGCCGACGGCTACGCGGACCGCGATCCGCGGGTCCGGGTGGTGCACATCGACAACCGGGGGCTCGGCGCCGCCCGCAACGAGGGCATCCGCCACGCGCGCGGGGAGTACCTCGGCTTCTGCGACGCCGACGACCTGATGACGCCGCGGGCGCTCGAGCTGCTGGTGGCGCTGGCGCGGGAGACGGACGCCCCCCTGGTGACGGGCAACGTGGTCCGGCTCGAGGGCGACCGGCGGCCGGGCCTGCCCTGGATGAACCGCCTGCACGCCGAGCGCGGTCCGCTGACCATCGACGACCTCCCCGAGCTGCTCGGCGACGTCTTCGCCTGGAACAAGCTCTTCCGCCGCGACTTCTGGGACGAGGCCGGGCTCTCCTGGCCGGAGCGGATCCGCTACGAGGACCAGCCGACCACCACTCACGCCTATCTCCGCGCCGGCCGGATCGGGGTGACCCCCGACGTCGTCTACCACTGGCGGGTGCGCCACGACGGGTCGTCGATCACCCAGCAGCGGGCGACGGTCGCCGACCTCACGGACCGCTGGACGACCAAGCGGATGGCGCTCACCTCGGTCGAGGAGTACGGCGTCGCCGGGGTCACCGAGGTCTTCCGCGACCGGGTGCTGCCGGGCGACATGGGCCAGTACTTCGTGAACATCCCGGACTGCTCCGAGGAGTGGTGGGACCTGCTCGTCACCGGCGTGCGGGAGTTCTGGGGGCCCGAGCGGTCACTGACCGGCAGCACGCTGCCGCCCGCGCAGCGGCTGATCGGGTGGCTGGTCGAGGAGGACCGGCGCGCGGACGCCTCGCTGGTCAGCTCCTACGCGCGCAGCCTCGGGGCCCCGCTGCCGCGGGTCGCGCTCGGCGACGGGTCGGTGCGGGTCGACGTACCCGGCCTGGACCCGGCCACCGTGGCCCCGGAGGCGATGCGCCTCCGGGACCACGAGACCTGA
- a CDS encoding Rossmann-like and DUF2520 domain-containing protein has protein sequence MTQSSTSPAPRALSIGVIGAGKVGAVLAARLREAGHPVTTVAGESDASRERAATLLPGVAIDKPSAVARGCDLLLLTVPDDMLPNVVRVLADSGALREGQYVVHTSGRHGLAVLAPAAAVGARVIALHPAMTFTGTAVDLDRLDGCVYGLTAEPAERPLAEQLVAELGGRSTWVPEEMRTLYHAGLAHGANHLVTLVTEAMELLSAAGSDDPAGTLRPLLEAALDNALEHGDAALTGPIVRGDVKTVAAHLEDITANRPDTLLSYVAMARATLDRAVTDGRVLPIRAARILAVLDAAVARTGHVADH, from the coding sequence ATGACCCAGTCGTCGACGTCGCCTGCGCCGCGCGCGCTGAGCATCGGCGTGATCGGCGCCGGCAAGGTCGGCGCCGTGCTGGCCGCCCGCCTTCGCGAGGCCGGCCACCCCGTCACCACCGTCGCCGGCGAGTCCGACGCCTCGCGTGAGCGCGCCGCCACCCTGCTCCCGGGCGTCGCCATCGACAAGCCGAGCGCCGTCGCGCGCGGCTGCGACCTTCTGCTCCTCACCGTCCCGGACGACATGCTGCCCAACGTCGTGCGGGTGCTCGCCGACTCGGGTGCCCTGCGCGAGGGCCAGTACGTCGTCCACACCTCCGGCCGGCACGGGCTCGCCGTGCTCGCGCCCGCCGCTGCGGTCGGTGCGAGGGTGATCGCGCTCCACCCGGCGATGACCTTCACCGGCACCGCCGTCGACCTCGACCGCCTCGACGGCTGTGTCTACGGCCTCACCGCCGAGCCGGCCGAGCGCCCGCTCGCCGAGCAGCTCGTCGCCGAGCTCGGAGGCCGCTCGACCTGGGTGCCCGAGGAGATGCGCACCCTCTACCATGCCGGTCTCGCGCACGGCGCCAACCACCTGGTCACCCTGGTCACCGAGGCGATGGAGCTGCTCTCCGCGGCCGGCTCCGACGACCCGGCCGGCACCCTCCGCCCGCTGCTCGAGGCCGCGCTCGACAACGCTCTCGAGCACGGCGACGCCGCGCTGACCGGCCCGATCGTGCGGGGTGACGTCAAGACCGTCGCCGCCCACCTCGAGGACATCACCGCCAACCGCCCCGACACGCTGCTGTCGTACGTCGCGATGGCCCGGGCCACCCTCGACCGCGCCGTCACCGACGGTCGGGTGCTGCCCATCCGGGCCGCGCGGATCCTGGCGGTCCTGGACGCCGCGGTCGCTCGCACCGGTCACGTCGCGGACCACTGA